One part of the Thermodesulfobacterium commune DSM 2178 genome encodes these proteins:
- a CDS encoding molybdopterin-guanine dinucleotide biosynthesis protein B — translation MPCFLALSGYSGSGKTTIGSFLVKRLTEEGYKVGVVKSCKEKEIFTDIPNKDTWIYRENGASGVVLFQEKIITLYLDPQKNNLTSFKDWYSYFLSVFWGYDLVLFEGFKNVDILPKLWVLKDKEEDLNLVKKELKNLLGFVVKEDIEWWKNKFPEETFFSIEQEEELLSFLKDFIEQKREKVILKVNGKKVPLKDFVADILAYPLLGFVKALKGVPEEIQEIEVKIKNIS, via the coding sequence ATGCCCTGTTTTCTCGCACTATCAGGTTATAGTGGATCTGGAAAAACTACCATAGGTTCTTTTTTAGTTAAAAGATTAACTGAAGAGGGATATAAGGTAGGGGTAGTTAAATCTTGTAAAGAGAAAGAAATTTTTACGGATATACCTAATAAAGACACTTGGATTTACAGAGAAAACGGAGCTTCTGGGGTTGTTCTTTTTCAGGAAAAAATAATTACTCTTTATTTAGACCCTCAAAAAAACAATCTCACTTCTTTTAAAGACTGGTACAGTTATTTTCTATCAGTTTTTTGGGGATATGACTTAGTTTTGTTTGAGGGCTTCAAGAATGTAGACATTCTCCCTAAACTTTGGGTCTTAAAGGATAAAGAAGAGGATTTAAACTTAGTAAAAAAGGAACTTAAGAATCTTTTAGGTTTTGTGGTGAAAGAAGACATAGAGTGGTGGAAAAACAAGTTTCCTGAAGAAACTTTTTTTAGTATAGAGCAAGAAGAGGAGCTTTTGAGTTTTTTAAAAGATTTTATAGAGCAGAAAAGAGAAAAGGTGATACTAAAGGTTAACGGAAAGAAGGTTCCTCTTAAAGATTTTGTAGCAGACATTTTAGCCTATCCTCTTTTAGGTTTTGTTAAAGCCTTAAAAGGTGTCCCAGAAGAAATCCAAGAGATAGAAGTAAAAATAAAAAACATATCTTGA
- a CDS encoding metal-dependent hydrolase, with amino-acid sequence MKLVFFGHSCFKIVSEKGKKIIIDPWLTNPLSPKDADQGPYDYILITHAHGDHLGEALSLSKKGGEIIAIHEIQQYLLRKGATKAIGMNIGGTYRSDGISFTMVPALHSSSFPDGSYGGEPCGFVITLENGLTIYHAGDTGVFSDMKLIGELYTPEIALLPIGDHYVMGPKEAAKACELIRPKVVIPMHYGTFPVLSGKVEDLENEIKKYGLEIKIHPLKPGEEFNL; translated from the coding sequence ATGAAGTTAGTCTTTTTTGGCCATTCCTGTTTCAAAATAGTTTCAGAAAAAGGAAAAAAGATTATCATAGATCCATGGCTTACTAATCCTCTTTCTCCTAAGGATGCTGACCAGGGTCCTTATGACTATATCCTTATCACCCATGCCCATGGAGACCATTTAGGGGAAGCCTTATCCCTTTCTAAAAAAGGTGGGGAAATTATCGCAATCCATGAAATTCAGCAATATCTCCTTCGGAAAGGTGCTACTAAAGCTATAGGCATGAACATAGGTGGAACTTATCGTTCAGATGGTATTAGTTTTACCATGGTGCCAGCCTTACACAGTTCTTCTTTTCCTGATGGAAGCTACGGAGGAGAACCCTGCGGTTTTGTGATCACCCTTGAAAATGGCTTAACCATCTATCATGCAGGTGATACCGGGGTCTTTTCAGACATGAAGTTAATCGGTGAACTCTATACCCCTGAGATAGCCTTATTACCAATAGGAGACCATTACGTAATGGGGCCTAAAGAGGCTGCCAAGGCTTGTGAACTTATCAGGCCTAAAGTAGTTATCCCTATGCATTATGGGACTTTTCCTGTGCTCTCAGGTAAGGTAGAAGATTTAGAAAACGAGATAAAAAAATATGGGCTTGAGATTAAGATACATCCTTTAAAGCCTGGTGAAGAATTCAATCTGTAA
- the porB gene encoding pyruvate synthase subunit PorB, which yields MRPELKNFKGFTLKNLPEYEGFAQGHRACQGCGTVLPLRLALKALGPNTIAVTATGCMEIVSSPFPYTSWNVPWIHVAFENSATVASGIEAAIKALKRKGKLKSKEKINVVVFAGDGATFDIGLQWLSGALERGHDFIYICLDNEAYMNTGVQRSGATPFGAHTTTSPAGKVVKGQTTWKKNLMGIVVAHNIPYAATANPAFPIDLMNKVKKAALINGPAFIHVYATCPTGWGTKSEDSLLVAKLAVETRVFPLYEVIDGKYIINRKVDKPKPVEEYLKLQRRFRHLTPEQIAYIQERVNQEYEKLLKLAECFGEPQTEQKEE from the coding sequence ATGAGACCAGAACTCAAAAACTTTAAAGGTTTTACCTTAAAAAACTTACCTGAATATGAAGGCTTTGCTCAGGGCCATAGAGCCTGCCAGGGTTGTGGCACCGTGCTTCCTCTAAGGCTCGCCCTAAAGGCTCTTGGTCCCAATACCATCGCTGTCACTGCAACAGGTTGCATGGAAATCGTCTCAAGCCCCTTCCCCTATACCTCCTGGAATGTACCCTGGATCCATGTTGCCTTCGAAAACTCCGCCACCGTTGCCTCAGGTATCGAGGCTGCCATCAAAGCTCTTAAACGTAAAGGCAAACTTAAATCCAAAGAAAAAATAAATGTGGTCGTGTTTGCAGGAGATGGAGCTACCTTTGACATAGGGCTTCAGTGGCTCTCAGGTGCCCTTGAAAGAGGTCATGACTTTATCTACATCTGCCTTGATAACGAGGCCTACATGAATACAGGGGTGCAAAGGTCTGGAGCTACCCCCTTCGGGGCACACACCACCACAAGCCCTGCAGGTAAAGTCGTCAAAGGTCAAACCACCTGGAAAAAAAACCTGATGGGTATCGTGGTAGCTCACAACATACCCTATGCCGCAACCGCAAACCCTGCCTTCCCTATCGACCTCATGAATAAAGTCAAAAAAGCAGCCTTAATAAACGGACCTGCTTTTATCCATGTCTATGCAACCTGCCCCACCGGATGGGGGACCAAAAGCGAAGACAGCCTTCTTGTAGCTAAACTTGCCGTAGAAACAAGGGTCTTTCCTCTCTATGAAGTCATAGACGGAAAATACATCATCAACCGTAAAGTCGATAAACCTAAACCTGTAGAAGAATATCTCAAGCTCCAAAGAAGATTCAGACACCTTACCCCTGAACAAATAGCCTACATCCAGGAGAGAGTAAACCAGGAATACGAAAAACTTCTTAAACTAGCTGAATGCTTCGGTGAACCCCAAACAGAACAAAAAGAAGAGTAA
- a CDS encoding transketolase C-terminal domain-containing protein, whose product MTKKVAKEVSVAVAEAVAQCNVDVISAYPITPQTHIVEHLAELVNNGELDAEYIPVESEHAAMSACIGAAATGARTFTSTSAQGLLLMYENLFIASGLRLPIVMALVNRSVSAPISIWNDHSDVMSMRDAGWIHFFAENGQEAVDLIYHAYKVAEKALLPVAVNIDGFILSHVVEPVTFLDQNLLDKYLPPLKMKYKLDPKNPITIGAIGVPEIYTEAKKAQDEALKASYKIILQAWKDFEKLTGRRYLPVETYQMEDAEVAIVIMGSLAENAMNAVDILRAKGKKVGVVRIRLWRPFPTKDFLKAIGKVKALCVVDRAVSHGATGGPVGIEVRSALYQSNKRPRVLNLIAGLSGRDVTKEDFVEIFEKTFETLSKKPTTPYEIYGVKE is encoded by the coding sequence ATGACTAAAAAAGTCGCCAAAGAAGTCTCTGTTGCCGTGGCTGAGGCTGTCGCACAATGCAACGTAGACGTCATCTCAGCCTACCCCATTACCCCTCAAACCCACATCGTAGAACACCTCGCTGAACTTGTTAACAACGGTGAACTCGATGCCGAATACATCCCTGTTGAATCAGAACACGCTGCCATGAGTGCCTGTATCGGGGCTGCCGCAACAGGTGCTCGTACCTTCACCTCTACCTCTGCTCAAGGCCTGCTCCTCATGTATGAAAACCTCTTCATCGCATCTGGTCTACGCCTCCCTATCGTCATGGCTCTTGTCAACCGCTCAGTCTCAGCACCTATCAGCATCTGGAACGACCACTCTGATGTGATGTCCATGAGAGATGCTGGCTGGATCCATTTCTTTGCTGAAAACGGTCAAGAAGCCGTTGACCTCATCTACCATGCCTATAAAGTCGCCGAAAAAGCCCTGCTTCCTGTTGCCGTAAACATCGATGGATTCATCCTCTCCCATGTGGTCGAACCTGTCACCTTCTTAGACCAAAACTTACTCGATAAATACCTACCACCCCTTAAAATGAAATACAAACTTGACCCCAAAAACCCTATAACCATAGGTGCTATCGGTGTCCCTGAAATCTATACTGAAGCTAAAAAAGCTCAGGATGAGGCCCTTAAAGCCAGCTATAAAATAATCCTTCAAGCCTGGAAAGATTTCGAAAAACTTACCGGAAGAAGGTATCTCCCTGTTGAAACCTATCAGATGGAAGATGCTGAGGTAGCTATCGTCATCATGGGTAGCCTTGCTGAAAACGCCATGAATGCCGTTGATATCCTCAGGGCTAAAGGTAAAAAAGTAGGTGTGGTAAGAATCAGACTCTGGAGACCCTTCCCCACCAAAGACTTCCTTAAAGCCATCGGTAAAGTCAAAGCCCTTTGCGTGGTTGACAGGGCTGTCAGTCATGGTGCAACAGGGGGCCCAGTAGGTATAGAGGTACGCTCTGCCCTGTATCAATCCAACAAAAGACCTCGTGTCCTTAACCTGATTGCCGGTCTTAGCGGTAGAGATGTTACCAAAGAAGACTTTGTTGAAATCTTCGAAAAAACCTTTGAAACCTTAAGTAAAAAACCAACCACACCATATGAAATCTACGGTGTAAAGGAGTAA